The window AGAATTCAAGACAAAAGATTATAGATGAAGATCAACGAGAGTGAGGCTCGCCCTCCTGGATGCTTTGGTAGCCGGGATGCTCCGCTCTTTGGAGCATCCCGGAAAGCCCGAAATTGGTTCCCTCTCCCGGACTAAGCCAAAAGCCCGCGATTCGCCACGGAACAGCGAATCCCGGCTACCCAAGCGGACCTCATCGAGAACTTCGCTCCAGCATCGCACAACGTTCATCGTGTCACGGTCAAATTCGCATTGATCGTCGTGCCCCGGGTTGCCGAAATCCTGACCGTGTTCGTTGAGGTCACGGTTCTCGTGGTCACCGAAAAGGTGGCGCTGGTGGCGCCGGCCGCCACTGTGACGCTGGCCGGCACCGTGGCCACCGAGGTTCGATTGCTGGCCAGCGTGACCACCGCCCCACCCGCTGGCGCCGGCCCGTTGATGGTGACCGTCCCCGTGGATGGATTGCCTCCTCTCACGCTCGTCGGATTGAGCGTGAGGGTGGAAATGGCTGGCGTCCTGACCGTCAACGTTGCTTGCCGGGTGACACCGCTGTAAATGGCGGAGAGCGTCACGGAGGCGTTGCTGGCCACCGGGCTTGTGGTCACGGTGAAGGTGGCCGTGGTGGCGTTGGCCGCCACCGTCACGCTTGCCGGCACCTGCGCTGCCGCCGTGTTGTTGCTGGACAACGTGATCACCGCTCCACCGGCCGGGGCCCGTCCGCTCAATGTCACCGTCCCGGTGGAGGGGGTTCTTCCCACCAGGGATGTAGGATTCAGGTTGACCGAATTCAGGACCGCGGCCGTCACCGTCAAGCCGGCAGTCCTCGTGACCCCGCTGTAAATCGCGGAGATCGTCAGTGCCGTGTTACTCGCCACCGGACTCGTGGTCACCGTGAAGGTGGCCGTGGTCGCGTTCGCTGCTACCGTCACGGTCGCCGGCACCTGCGCCGCCACCGTGTTGGTGCTGGACAAGGTCACCACGGCGCCCCCTGCCGGGGCCCGCCCGCTCAGGGTCACCGTTCCTGTCGACGAGTTTCCACCGAGCACCGAGGTGGGATTCAGGCTGACGGAATTCAGGACCGCGGCCGTCACCGTCAAGCCGGCATTCTGCGTGACGCCATTGTAGATCCCTGAGATGGTCGGCGCGGTGTTGCTCACCACCGGACTCGTAGTGACAGTGAAGGTGGCCGTGGTCGCGTTCGCTGCTACCGTCACGGTGGCCGGCACCTGCGCCGCCGCTGTGTTGGTGCTGGACAAGGTCACCACAGCGCCCCCTGTCGGCGCCGGGCCGCTCAGGGTCACCGTTCCTGTCGAAGAATTCCCACCCAGCACCGAGGCGGGATTCAGGCTGACGGAACTGAGCGCTGCGGCCGTAACGGTCACGGTCAGGCCGGCATTCTGGGTCGTACCATTGTAAGTCCCCCCGATGGTCACCGAAGTATTACTTGCCACCGGGCTCGTGGTCACCGTGAAGGTGGCCGTGGTGGCGTTGGCTACCACCGTCACGCTGGCCGGGACCTGGGCTGCCGCTGTGTTCGAGCTGGACAGTGTCACCACGGCGCCGCCTGCCGGCGCCGGTCCGTTCAGGGTCACCGTTCCCGTCGAAGAATTTCCACCCAGCACCGAGGTGGGATTCAGGGTCACAGAACTCACCCCCAGAGGCGTCACCGTAATCGACACCGTCGCGGTGTTCGACAATACGCCTGCGGAACTCGCCTGGTACGTGAAACTGTCGGCGCCGCTGAAACTGGCGACGGGAGTATAGATGAACGAGCCGTCCGACTGCAGGGTGAGTGTCCCGTGCGCCGGCTGACTGACCACAGCGGCCGTCAACCCCGAGCCCGTGTCATTCGCCAACACCCCCGGAGCCGCGGTATTCAGTACGCCCCCTTGAACTACGCTGTAAGTGTCGTTCTGCGCCAGAACAACCGCGCTCGCTTTCACTGTTACATTAACCGAGTCGGGTATGCTCCTCAACGCGCCGTCACTCACCACAAGCTGGAAACTTAAGATTGCATCCTGCGTCAAACCCGAGGGAGCGGTAAAGGTTGGACGGGCACTGTTGGGATTTGACAATTGGACTGGAGTCCCTCCAAATTGGATCCATTGAAAAAGTAAAGGATCAACGTCGGGGTCAAAACTTCCCGACCCATTCAGTTGAACCGCCGCTCCCTGCCCAACCTGTTGATCGGACCCTGCATTGGGTACCGGAGGATGGTTCGCCCCGACCAGATTCTCAGACCAGAAAAACTCATCTTTATGAACGAATCGGGTCAAGAAAGGATCGGTTCCTCCATGGATGTAAACTGCGAGGTATTTGGGATTGACATTGGTGTCCGTTGATTGCATCACTAATGGGACGTCGATACTTTCCCGGTCGCTCCAAGGACGGGACGGATCAGCATAGTACCCGTCCGGGATTACCGTGAAATAGGACGTCGGGTCAAGAGGGAGCGGCCAATTTGCAAATGTATTATCACTAATCCAGACGATGGACTTGTGGACGGTGGGGGTATAACTGGGGTCACTGCTGTGAACAGATTGTACAGCGAGTTTCAGGAACTCATGGGTTCTGGAATGATCCGGGTGAGCATCGTATTCAGAAACGGTGAAGATGTGATCCGGCCTGAAATTAGAGATTAGATCTGCAAGATCCTGGACAACATTAAATTTATTGTATGCGGCAGGGGAACCGAACCGGTAAGTATGATAGTCGGTCCGTCCTAACCCGCGATCCCCATAGGTCACCGACTGAGCACACCCTGTTGTCAATGTGTCGGTTTGATTCGGGTAGTCATCAAAAACCGTGGTCAGATACCCATCAGGATATCCAAGAAACATCATGCTATCTTCGTTGACTCCCAGAATTGCCTGTGCCGCTACGGCGGCATCTTGCCTCCTTAGCCCCTGATCGGTACTGCAAATAGCGGTGCCCCCAAAATCACCGTTGGTCATGAAGACTACTCTGACAGCGTCTCCCCGGGCCACTGCTTGATAAGTGATTCCGGAAGCAATGAGGATGTCATCGTCCGGATGAGGCGCGATTACAAGAATCTTGTTACTGGCCCCCAGAGGTGTCACCGTGATCGACACCGTCGCGGTGTTCGACAATACCCCTGCGGAGCTCGCCTGGTAGGTGAAACTGTCGGACCCGCTGAAACTCACTACGGGCGTATAGATGAACGAGCCGTCTGACTGCAGACTGAGCGTCCCATGTGCCGGCGGAGTGACTTGCACCGCCGTCAAACCAGGACCCGTGTCGTTCGCCAACACTCCCGGAGCCGCCACATTTAGAACGCCCCCTTGAACGACGCTGTACGTGTCGTCTTGCGCCACCAGTGTCAGTAATGTCACCGTGATCGAGACCGTCGCGGTGTTCGAC is drawn from Terriglobia bacterium and contains these coding sequences:
- a CDS encoding cadherin-like domain-containing protein, which gives rise to MSAVAPAGGAIVTLSSNNTASAQVPVSVTVAANATTATFTVTTSAVAAVTQVAITASYGGTSPSTTLTILPAGSSVLFSDDFSGPSGADPLWVTVQGTWNVAGGAMTGTSPVGTDGYAYTNGTWTDYTVQGRIQFSAGAFGGGMGGRVNATTGAHYGVWIYPEGSPGGSSVVKLVKFWGWGTWGGTPMAQASLPGVGTSGHTLVLSFQGSRIRVSYDGVQVVDVTDNGFDSRAAYTSGGVALDMSSWGVSTPTVLNIDNVWVLGATSAPIAQNDTYSVAQGSVLNTSAPGVLANDTGTGLTAVVVSQPAHGTLSLQSNGSFVYTPVASYSGADSFTYQASSAGVLSNTATVSITVTPLTPVAQNDTYSVVQGGVLNMTAPGVLANDSGAGLTAVVVSQPTHGTLSLQSNGSFIYTPAAGFSGADSFTYQASSAGVLSNTATVSITVTLLTLVAQDDTYSVVQGGVLNVAAPGVLANDTGPGLTAVQVTPPAHGTLSLQSDGSFIYTPVVSFSGSDSFTYQASSAGVLSNTATVSITVTPLGASNKILVIAPHPDDDILIASGITYQAVARGDAVRVVFMTNGDFGGTAICSTDQGLRRQDAAVAAQAILGVNEDSMMFLGYPDGYLTTVFDDYPNQTDTLTTGCAQSVTYGDRGLGRTDYHTYRFGSPAAYNKFNVVQDLADLISNFRPDHIFTVSEYDAHPDHSRTHEFLKLAVQSVHSSDPSYTPTVHKSIVWISDNTFANWPLPLDPTSYFTVIPDGYYADPSRPWSDRESIDVPLVMQSTDTNVNPKYLAVYIHGGTDPFLTRFVHKDEFFWSENLVGANHPPVPNAGSDQQVGQGAAVQLNGSGSFDPDVDPLLFQWIQFGGTPVQLSNPNSARPTFTAPSGLTQDAILSFQLVVSDGALRSIPDSVNVTVKASAVVLAQNDTYSVVQGGVLNTAAPGVLANDTGSGLTAAVVSQPAHGTLTLQSDGSFIYTPVASFSGADSFTYQASSAGVLSNTATVSITVTPLGVSSVTLNPTSVLGGNSSTGTVTLNGPAPAGGAVVTLSSSNTAAAQVPASVTVVANATTATFTVTTSPVASNTSVTIGGTYNGTTQNAGLTVTVTAAALSSVSLNPASVLGGNSSTGTVTLSGPAPTGGAVVTLSSTNTAAAQVPATVTVAANATTATFTVTTSPVVSNTAPTISGIYNGVTQNAGLTVTAAVLNSVSLNPTSVLGGNSSTGTVTLSGRAPAGGAVVTLSSTNTVAAQVPATVTVAANATTATFTVTTSPVASNTALTISAIYSGVTRTAGLTVTAAVLNSVNLNPTSLVGRTPSTGTVTLSGRAPAGGAVITLSSNNTAAAQVPASVTVAANATTATFTVTTSPVASNASVTLSAIYSGVTRQATLTVRTPAISTLTLNPTSVRGGNPSTGTVTINGPAPAGGAVVTLASNRTSVATVPASVTVAAGATSATFSVTTRTVTSTNTVRISATRGTTINANLTVTR